From a region of the Synechococcus sp. PCC 7502 genome:
- a CDS encoding pentapeptide repeat-containing protein yields the protein MAINFAGKDLRGKSFRGQNLRGADFSNADIRGADFTKAILTEANFSNTRADVGEGWTDLDRQDSPPTNFTNANICGANFCKANLSRANFSHAKAGLKDYWGIFLLAISFSMSALTGALSGVTDYLLSTISSSNVPYLYVALTLVVFFYVVLKKGLGIALIFEGLLCLVALGISWTLHTVLKFAQSQSTPSTELIKAISEALNTVAAPILAITITGALAWTIALAILSSTAITLAGAVSGALAMVAFIIVSVFITVKFVGEGAIFLSLFALLLGTVIAWRTLAGDEVFLPLRSLVINLTTFRSTNFQEANLTAANFTFATLKGANFSKAELNQVSWYRTYGLDESKLGTSNLNNPKILNLVVTKKGRNGLFAGLGMQGLNLENADLQGVNFSHSSLDSAILRGANLKNAKLIETNLKNADLDNANLDGADLSNAKLQDTNFG from the coding sequence ATGGCAATTAATTTTGCGGGTAAAGACCTACGAGGGAAATCCTTTAGAGGGCAGAACTTAAGGGGAGCAGACTTTAGCAATGCCGATATTCGTGGGGCAGACTTTACTAAGGCAATTCTAACAGAGGCTAATTTTAGTAATACTAGAGCCGATGTGGGTGAGGGTTGGACAGATTTGGATCGCCAAGATTCTCCACCTACTAATTTTACCAATGCAAATATTTGTGGTGCTAATTTCTGCAAAGCTAACCTAAGCAGAGCCAACTTCAGTCATGCCAAAGCAGGCTTAAAAGATTATTGGGGTATTTTTTTGCTGGCGATCTCCTTCTCTATGTCAGCACTGACAGGGGCGTTATCGGGAGTAACTGATTATCTACTTTCGACTATTAGTTCATCTAATGTTCCTTACTTATATGTCGCCTTAACCCTAGTAGTGTTCTTTTATGTGGTTTTAAAAAAAGGATTGGGGATAGCTTTAATCTTTGAAGGATTACTCTGCTTAGTTGCTCTAGGTATTTCTTGGACATTGCATACCGTTTTAAAATTTGCTCAATCTCAATCAACCCCATCAACCGAATTAATTAAGGCGATCTCCGAGGCATTAAATACAGTAGCGGCTCCCATTTTGGCAATAACTATAACTGGGGCATTAGCTTGGACAATCGCCCTTGCCATTCTCTCTTCTACGGCTATTACTTTAGCAGGGGCAGTATCTGGAGCATTAGCAATGGTGGCTTTTATAATTGTTTCCGTATTTATAACCGTTAAATTCGTGGGAGAAGGTGCAATCTTTTTATCCCTATTTGCCCTTTTATTAGGTACAGTCATAGCGTGGCGGACATTAGCAGGGGATGAGGTATTTTTACCATTGCGATCGCTAGTAATTAACTTGACTACATTTAGAAGCACCAATTTTCAAGAAGCTAACTTAACGGCAGCGAACTTTACCTTTGCCACGCTCAAGGGTGCCAATTTCTCTAAAGCAGAGCTAAATCAGGTTTCTTGGTATCGTACCTATGGCTTAGATGAGTCAAAACTTGGCACTAGTAATTTAAATAATCCTAAAATTCTTAACCTAGTAGTTACCAAAAAAGGACGTAACGGCTTATTTGCAGGGCTAGGAATGCAAGGGCTAAATTTAGAAAATGCCGACTTGCAGGGAGTAAACTTTTCCCATAGCAGTTTGGATAGTGCCATTCTGCGTGGGGCAAATTTGAAAAACGCCAAGCTGATTGAGACTAATTTAAAAAATGCGGATTTAGATAATGCAAATTTAGATGGTGCGGATTTAAGTAATGCCAAACTCCAAGATACAAATTTTGGTTAA
- the ndhO gene encoding NAD(P)H-quinone oxidoreductase subunit O yields the protein MELKKGALVTVIREKLEGSLEAQANDPRWSAYVFETKGEVVELRGEYVQVKFAAVPTPPIWLNKDQLQAE from the coding sequence ATGGAACTGAAAAAAGGAGCCTTGGTAACAGTAATCCGTGAGAAGCTAGAGGGCAGTCTGGAAGCACAAGCTAATGATCCACGTTGGTCTGCCTATGTGTTTGAAACCAAAGGTGAAGTTGTAGAACTGCGGGGGGAATATGTGCAAGTTAAATTTGCCGCCGTCCCAACTCCCCCAATCTGGCTAAATAAAGATCAATTGCAAGCAGAATAA
- the alaS gene encoding alanine--tRNA ligase: protein MLTGAEIRSKFLKFYEERGHKVLPSASLVPEDPTVLLTIAGMLPFKPIFLGLKEAEVPRATTSQKCIRTNDIENVGITKRHHTFFEMLGNFSFGDYFKKQAIAWGWELVTQVFGIPPERLIVSVFHEDEDAFAIWRDDIGIPAHRIQRMGEDNFWASGVTGPCGPCSEIYYDFKPELGDKHIDLEDDDRFLEVYNLVFMELNRNSDGSFTPLKKQNIDTGLGLERMAQVLQGVPNNYETDLIFPILKTAADIAGIDYHQSDEKTKTSLKVIGDHVRSVVHMIADGITASNVGRGYILRRLLRRVVRHGRLIGISGEFTTVVAEMAIALSEQAYPNVREREAIIKSELSKEENRFLQTLERGEKLLAEILTSPEIQDSKVIKGTDAFTLYDTYGFPLELTQEIAEEEGLSVDEEGFKVAMQEQQERSKDAHIDIDLLTQINWSEIAKQVPKTEFIGYTHTYAEGIVKLILVNGQVVDTAVAGDRIRIILDQTPFYAESGGQVGDKGYLSLSDTIIRIDDVQKESDLFIHIGQVERGEITLNSVVNAQVAKSDRRRIQAHHTSTHLLQAALKKIVDPNIAQAGSLVTSDRLRFDFNLSRAVTTAEIREIENLINTWILEAHPSEITVMPIAEAKAKGAVAMFGEKYGAEVRVIDIPNVSMELCGGTHVANTSEIGIFKIISESGVASGIRRIEAIAGQAVVEYLNIRDGIVKELSDRFKIKPEEISDRVTNLQNELKNSQKQTEILQRELALLKSENLITQAEVIGDFKVLVAEIKGIDAESLKVAAERLQAKLGNSAVVLGSVPEPDKVSLVAAFSPEMIKRGLNAGKFIGAIAKITGGGGGGRPNLAQAGGKEPSKLSEALSKAKSELRNSLDK from the coding sequence ATGCTCACTGGTGCTGAAATCCGCTCTAAATTCCTAAAATTCTATGAAGAACGTGGTCATAAAGTTTTACCTAGTGCCTCTTTAGTTCCCGAAGACCCCACGGTATTGCTGACGATCGCTGGTATGTTGCCATTTAAACCCATATTTCTAGGACTGAAAGAAGCAGAAGTTCCCAGAGCTACGACTTCTCAAAAATGTATCCGCACTAATGATATTGAAAATGTGGGCATAACTAAGCGGCACCATACCTTCTTTGAGATGTTGGGAAATTTTAGTTTTGGTGATTATTTTAAGAAGCAGGCAATCGCATGGGGATGGGAATTAGTGACTCAAGTATTCGGTATTCCCCCAGAACGATTAATTGTTAGCGTATTTCATGAAGATGAAGATGCTTTTGCAATCTGGAGAGATGATATTGGCATTCCTGCCCACCGCATTCAACGCATGGGAGAAGATAACTTTTGGGCATCGGGAGTAACGGGACCCTGTGGACCTTGTTCAGAAATTTATTATGATTTTAAGCCCGAACTAGGCGACAAACATATTGATTTAGAAGATGACGATCGCTTCTTAGAAGTCTATAACCTAGTATTCATGGAGCTAAATCGAAATAGTGATGGTAGTTTTACTCCGCTTAAAAAGCAAAATATTGATACGGGCTTAGGCTTAGAGCGAATGGCGCAAGTATTACAGGGTGTGCCAAATAATTACGAAACGGATTTGATTTTTCCGATTCTGAAAACGGCGGCAGATATTGCTGGTATTGACTATCATCAAAGTGATGAGAAAACTAAAACTTCCCTAAAAGTAATTGGCGATCATGTTCGTTCCGTAGTCCACATGATTGCGGATGGAATTACAGCTTCCAACGTGGGACGGGGTTATATTTTACGCAGATTATTGCGGCGGGTAGTGCGTCATGGCAGGTTGATTGGGATTTCTGGGGAATTTACAACTGTTGTGGCAGAAATGGCGATCGCTCTATCGGAACAGGCATATCCCAATGTTAGAGAAAGAGAAGCAATAATTAAATCGGAACTCAGCAAGGAAGAGAATCGCTTTTTGCAAACCCTAGAGCGAGGGGAAAAACTCTTAGCAGAAATTCTTACTAGTCCAGAAATTCAAGATAGTAAAGTAATTAAAGGAACGGATGCCTTTACCCTATACGATACCTACGGATTTCCCTTAGAACTCACCCAAGAAATTGCCGAAGAAGAAGGTTTGTCAGTAGATGAAGAAGGCTTTAAGGTGGCGATGCAGGAACAGCAAGAACGCTCCAAAGATGCCCATATTGATATAGATTTATTAACTCAGATCAACTGGTCAGAAATTGCTAAACAAGTTCCTAAAACCGAATTTATTGGATATACTCACACCTATGCTGAAGGGATAGTCAAGCTAATTTTAGTTAATGGTCAAGTTGTAGATACGGCTGTTGCGGGCGATCGCATTCGGATAATTTTAGATCAAACGCCTTTTTATGCTGAATCTGGTGGTCAAGTTGGCGATAAAGGTTATCTTTCCCTCAGTGATACAATTATTCGCATTGATGATGTCCAAAAGGAATCTGATTTATTTATTCATATTGGGCAAGTGGAGCGAGGAGAAATTACCTTAAATAGCGTAGTTAATGCTCAGGTTGCTAAAAGTGATCGCCGACGTATTCAAGCACATCACACTTCTACCCATCTACTGCAAGCTGCTCTAAAGAAAATTGTTGATCCCAATATTGCCCAAGCAGGGTCTTTAGTGACAAGCGATCGCCTGCGGTTTGACTTTAATCTATCTCGTGCCGTTACGACTGCCGAAATTAGAGAAATTGAAAACCTAATCAATACTTGGATTCTGGAGGCACATCCATCAGAAATTACTGTAATGCCGATCGCTGAAGCAAAGGCTAAAGGAGCAGTGGCGATGTTTGGGGAAAAGTACGGGGCAGAAGTGCGGGTGATTGATATTCCCAATGTCTCTATGGAACTGTGCGGTGGTACCCATGTGGCAAACACTTCGGAAATTGGTATCTTTAAAATCATTTCTGAGTCGGGGGTTGCCTCTGGAATTAGGCGCATAGAGGCGATAGCGGGACAGGCTGTGGTAGAGTATTTGAATATTAGAGATGGCATTGTCAAAGAACTGAGCGATCGCTTTAAGATTAAACCTGAAGAAATCTCCGACCGTGTTACTAACCTGCAAAATGAATTAAAGAACTCCCAAAAGCAAACTGAAATCTTACAAAGAGAACTAGCTCTCCTTAAATCTGAAAATCTAATTACTCAAGCAGAAGTAATCGGGGATTTTAAAGTCCTAGTTGCGGAAATTAAAGGGATAGATGCGGAATCCTTAAAAGTCGCAGCCGAACGCTTACAAGCAAAGTTGGGAAATAGTGCTGTGGTGCTTGGCTCTGTTCCTGAACCTGATAAAGTTTCTTTAGTGGCTGCTTTTAGCCCTGAAATGATAAAAAGAGGATTGAATGCTGGGAAATTTATTGGAGCGATCGCTAAAATTACTGGTGGTGGTGGTGGTGGTCGTCCTAATTTGGCTCAAGCGGGCGGAAAGGAACCATCTAAACTATCAGAAGCTCTATCAAAAGCGAAATCTGAATTGCGGAATAGTTTAGATAAATAA
- the guaD gene encoding guanine deaminase: MVNPSLKAVRGAFVDFVDDPFSTSQLNSELQSVRYLQDGLLIIEDGKIIEFDTYSNLSDRYAQIPTEVHEGLILPGFIDLHVHYPQTEMIGAYGEQLLAWLDKYVFPTESKFRDVDYARQIASFFLDELLRNGTTSAVVLTTIFPASVDVLFEEAQRRNMRLIAGQVLMSRNAPEYLLNEPQKAYAENRELIQKWHGQDRLLYAITPRFAITSTDAELKLAAKLKEEYPDLYIHTHLSENLKEIEFTAALFPTSKDYLNVYEQFDLVGDRSIFAHCVHLDESAFERMSNSGAAIAYCPTSNLFLGSGLFKLHQAKSPEYQIKVGIGSDVGAGTSFSQLKSMGEAYKISQLQGQSLSAFKAFYLATLGGAKALSLDDKIGSFDRGKEADFVVLDVNATPLQALRNRATKGDFSLEAIASQLFGLMTLGDERSIKATYVAGKLAL, encoded by the coding sequence ATGGTTAATCCATCCTTAAAGGCGGTGCGGGGGGCATTTGTTGATTTTGTGGATGATCCGTTCTCCACATCTCAATTAAACAGTGAATTACAAAGCGTTCGCTATTTGCAGGATGGTTTATTAATTATCGAAGATGGCAAGATTATTGAATTTGATACCTACTCTAACCTTAGCGATCGCTATGCTCAGATTCCAACGGAAGTTCATGAAGGCTTGATTTTACCGGGATTTATTGATTTACATGTTCACTATCCGCAAACGGAAATGATTGGCGCATACGGGGAGCAGCTTTTAGCATGGCTAGATAAGTATGTATTCCCCACGGAGTCTAAGTTTCGAGATGTTGACTATGCCCGTCAGATTGCTTCCTTTTTTCTCGATGAGCTATTACGAAATGGCACAACTTCAGCCGTAGTCTTAACAACAATCTTTCCTGCGTCGGTCGATGTCTTGTTTGAAGAGGCACAAAGACGAAATATGCGATTAATTGCGGGTCAGGTGCTGATGAGTCGAAATGCGCCCGAATATTTGCTGAACGAACCCCAAAAGGCTTACGCAGAGAACCGAGAGCTAATTCAGAAGTGGCACGGGCAAGATCGATTACTCTATGCGATTACACCCCGTTTTGCCATTACCTCCACTGATGCTGAACTTAAATTAGCAGCAAAATTAAAAGAAGAGTATCCCGATTTATATATTCATACCCACTTATCGGAAAATCTGAAGGAAATAGAATTTACGGCGGCACTTTTTCCGACAAGTAAGGACTACTTAAATGTGTATGAGCAGTTTGATTTAGTGGGTGATCGCTCAATTTTTGCCCATTGTGTGCATTTAGATGAATCAGCCTTTGAACGGATGTCTAATTCTGGGGCAGCGATCGCTTACTGTCCAACTTCTAATTTATTTCTAGGTAGTGGTTTATTTAAATTGCATCAAGCTAAATCGCCCGAATATCAAATTAAAGTGGGAATAGGTTCGGATGTGGGAGCGGGAACAAGTTTCTCTCAACTTAAATCGATGGGGGAAGCTTATAAAATTTCTCAACTGCAAGGACAGAGTTTATCTGCGTTTAAGGCTTTTTACCTTGCCACCTTGGGCGGTGCTAAGGCTTTATCCCTAGATGATAAAATCGGTAGCTTTGATCGGGGTAAAGAAGCGGATTTTGTGGTTTTAGATGTCAATGCCACACCTCTACAAGCTTTACGAAATAGGGCAACTAAAGGGGATTTTTCCTTAGAGGCGATCGCTTCACAGTTATTTGGTTTGATGACCTTGGGCGATGAGCGTTCCATTAAAGCTACCTATGTGGCTGGTAAATTGGCTCTATGA
- a CDS encoding SH3 domain-containing protein, with translation MIINRVKKTISVLLIGFACLCLNVWMSPVAIAFESTQNNQSNQELNRPATLSALDRNFPIKVYDQPNAVNGKNELGYGLSGDKVTLLQKVGSNNGQSWYLVRFDNASKSEGWVSDNYISLSPQEAPLSRYLGNQTGQQQQTSQQNQQGFYSQR, from the coding sequence ATGATTATAAATAGGGTTAAAAAGACTATATCAGTTCTATTGATAGGGTTTGCTTGTCTATGCCTGAATGTATGGATGTCACCTGTGGCGATCGCCTTTGAAAGTACTCAAAATAATCAAAGTAATCAAGAGCTTAATCGCCCCGCAACTTTATCAGCTTTGGATCGGAATTTTCCCATAAAAGTTTACGACCAACCTAATGCAGTTAATGGCAAGAATGAATTAGGTTATGGCTTATCGGGTGACAAGGTAACTTTGCTTCAAAAAGTTGGTAGTAACAATGGGCAATCATGGTATTTAGTCAGGTTTGATAACGCCTCTAAATCAGAAGGTTGGGTCAGTGATAATTATATTTCTCTAAGTCCCCAAGAAGCACCTTTGAGTCGGTATCTGGGCAATCAAACAGGACAACAGCAACAAACTTCTCAGCAGAATCAGCAAGGTTTTTACAGTCAAAGGTAG
- a CDS encoding DMT family transporter, whose protein sequence is MDSPQTPAFTKSPLFLIAPFFFLGTSMVAMKAVIPNTSPLFLAGFRLVPAGIIILGLTLVLKLPQPKTLKAWLWILMFAIVDGLMFQGFLTEGLVNTGAGLGAVLIDAQPLVVAILSRLLFGEFIGIWGWLGLAIGVLGISLCGLPEQWIVRILHTDLTIFQGASSISWFSLIHSGEFLMLLAALSMSFGTIIIRYVRQHADAIVATGWHMVLGGVPLFILSIFFETQQVSNLDSSSWVGLGYATLFGTALTYGIFFYLASVGNLTSVSALIFLTPIFAMLFSYIFLGEMLTTFQWIGVVLTLVSVVMVIQREAIAKNLIPSLIDKLKPAAIPVLENTSEPPSN, encoded by the coding sequence ATGGATTCACCTCAAACTCCAGCATTCACCAAGTCACCACTGTTCCTAATTGCCCCGTTTTTCTTTTTAGGTACGTCTATGGTAGCGATGAAGGCAGTAATCCCTAACACTTCGCCTTTATTTCTGGCAGGATTTCGGCTTGTACCTGCTGGGATCATTATTCTAGGTTTAACCTTGGTACTTAAGTTGCCTCAGCCTAAAACCTTAAAGGCATGGTTATGGATTTTGATGTTTGCGATCGTGGATGGGTTAATGTTTCAAGGATTTTTAACCGAGGGCTTAGTTAATACTGGGGCGGGTCTGGGGGCTGTACTGATTGATGCTCAACCGCTTGTAGTTGCCATACTTTCAAGGCTGTTATTTGGTGAGTTTATTGGAATTTGGGGTTGGCTGGGTTTAGCAATCGGAGTTTTGGGAATTAGCCTATGTGGATTGCCCGAACAATGGATAGTGCGGATTCTCCATACTGATTTAACGATCTTTCAAGGAGCTAGTTCCATCAGTTGGTTCAGCCTAATTCACAGTGGCGAGTTTCTTATGCTGCTGGCTGCACTGTCTATGTCCTTCGGTACAATTATTATTAGGTATGTACGTCAACATGCTGATGCGATCGTGGCTACGGGGTGGCACATGGTCTTGGGTGGAGTGCCATTATTTATCCTATCTATCTTTTTTGAAACTCAGCAAGTCAGTAATCTTGATTCATCGAGTTGGGTGGGTTTAGGATACGCAACTTTATTTGGAACGGCGCTTACCTACGGGATATTCTTTTATTTAGCATCAGTGGGAAACCTTACCAGTGTCAGTGCCTTAATTTTCTTAACCCCGATTTTTGCCATGCTCTTCAGTTACATATTTTTAGGAGAAATGCTGACTACGTTCCAGTGGATTGGGGTAGTTTTAACCTTGGTAAGTGTAGTTATGGTGATTCAACGAGAAGCGATCGCAAAGAATTTAATTCCATCTCTTATAGATAAACTTAAGCCAGCAGCTATTCCAGTCTTAGAAAACACCTCAGAGCCTCCATCTAATTAA
- a CDS encoding cytochrome c, producing the protein MNNQVLNSDSSPRRSLYVSLIIGILILAIVVMGSMFFLNKTDAYTEAVLKLEGDPVKGRSIFVMNCVACHGQWADGKVGPSLKNVSERLSKSRLIHQVVSGETPPMPQFQPAIEEMADLLSYLSQL; encoded by the coding sequence GTGAATAATCAAGTACTAAATTCTGACTCTTCTCCAAGGCGATCGCTTTATGTATCCCTCATAATCGGTATTCTGATTTTAGCTATAGTTGTTATGGGGTCTATGTTTTTTTTGAATAAAACTGATGCTTATACTGAGGCAGTTTTGAAACTAGAAGGTGATCCAGTCAAAGGTAGATCAATATTTGTCATGAATTGTGTTGCCTGTCATGGACAGTGGGCAGATGGTAAAGTAGGACCTAGTTTAAAAAATGTCTCGGAAAGACTATCAAAATCAAGATTAATTCATCAAGTTGTTAGCGGTGAGACTCCTCCAATGCCTCAGTTTCAGCCTGCTATTGAGGAGATGGCTGATCTATTAAGTTATCTAAGTCAGCTTTGA
- the mdh gene encoding malate dehydrogenase, whose translation MFKSNPHHISHPVVSVIGAGNVGSTLAQRIVEKNLADVILLDVVASRSQGVALDLMQARALENHDRQIIGTDDYTHTKDSDVIVITAGVPRKDGMSRDDLLKINAKIVSEVTLRAISHSPNAVIIVVTNPLDVMTYLTWEISGFATNKVMGMAGVLDASRFQAFIAMELGTSTADINAMVMGGHGDLMVPLPRYSTVSGVPITELMSADAIARLVDRTRNGGAEIVKLLQTGSAYFAPASAAYLMVESILRNRRRIIPAAAYLQGEYGLEGLFMGVPVQLGQEGVDMVVELGLSPEELEALHTSATSVRANIQRLKAIHER comes from the coding sequence ATGTTTAAGTCTAACCCGCATCATATTTCCCATCCTGTTGTTAGTGTAATTGGTGCAGGCAATGTTGGCAGTACCTTGGCACAAAGAATTGTGGAAAAAAATCTTGCGGATGTGATCCTCTTGGATGTAGTTGCAAGTAGGTCTCAAGGTGTAGCTTTGGATTTAATGCAGGCAAGAGCTTTAGAAAATCATGATCGCCAAATTATTGGGACTGATGACTATACCCATACAAAAGATTCTGATGTAATTGTAATTACCGCAGGAGTGCCAAGGAAAGATGGGATGAGTCGGGACGATCTACTAAAAATTAATGCCAAGATCGTTTCTGAGGTTACACTTAGGGCAATTTCCCACTCTCCTAATGCCGTAATTATAGTTGTTACTAACCCATTAGATGTGATGACCTATTTGACATGGGAAATTAGTGGGTTTGCGACTAATAAGGTGATGGGTATGGCAGGGGTACTTGATGCTTCAAGATTTCAAGCATTTATTGCCATGGAACTAGGTACATCAACGGCTGATATTAATGCCATGGTTATGGGTGGACATGGCGATTTAATGGTACCTCTACCTCGGTATTCTACGGTTAGTGGAGTACCAATTACGGAATTGATGTCTGCGGATGCGATCGCCCGTCTAGTTGATAGAACTCGCAATGGGGGTGCGGAAATTGTCAAGCTATTACAAACAGGAAGTGCTTATTTTGCCCCAGCATCAGCTGCTTACCTAATGGTTGAGTCAATTTTACGTAATCGTCGCCGCATTATTCCCGCCGCAGCCTACTTACAGGGAGAGTATGGCTTGGAAGGACTATTTATGGGGGTACCAGTTCAGTTAGGACAAGAGGGTGTTGATATGGTCGTAGAGCTGGGCTTATCCCCAGAAGAATTAGAGGCTCTACACACCTCAGCTACATCAGTGCGGGCGAATATTCAAAGACTAAAAGCTATTCATGAAAGATAA
- a CDS encoding C40 family peptidase — MPIYQSFIDINIYDSPNFTSLATQMAGGRYLKILQPEVLQVQLLEDGYTGFVRNLFHLRPVEYSYEPIELSEAEIITKIPQAIAYVETAMTVKNEYLWGGTVPPNFDCSGLMQAAFNAAGIWIPRDAYQQQEFTTPISKSELQGGDLVFFGIGEKANHVGMYLGEDLYIHSSGKEKGNNGIGINSLNPDQDQVSQRYATELRGFGRVTKCYIPLISFC, encoded by the coding sequence ATGCCCATCTATCAAAGTTTTATTGATATTAATATCTATGACTCCCCCAATTTCACATCCTTAGCAACGCAAATGGCAGGGGGAAGATACCTAAAAATTTTGCAACCAGAGGTTCTGCAGGTTCAGCTTTTAGAAGATGGATATACAGGATTTGTCCGTAATTTGTTTCATCTCCGCCCTGTAGAGTATTCCTATGAGCCAATAGAGTTATCAGAAGCAGAAATTATAACTAAAATCCCCCAAGCGATCGCCTATGTTGAAACTGCCATGACTGTTAAAAACGAATACCTATGGGGTGGAACCGTACCTCCTAACTTTGACTGCTCAGGATTAATGCAAGCAGCTTTTAATGCAGCAGGAATCTGGATTCCACGGGATGCCTATCAACAGCAAGAGTTTACTACCCCTATATCTAAATCAGAACTACAAGGGGGCGATTTAGTATTTTTTGGAATTGGCGAGAAAGCAAATCATGTGGGGATGTATTTGGGCGAAGACTTGTATATTCACTCTTCAGGCAAAGAGAAAGGCAATAACGGTATTGGCATTAACTCCCTTAACCCAGATCAAGATCAAGTTTCCCAAAGATATGCAACTGAATTACGAGGATTTGGTCGGGTGACAAAATGTTATATTCCATTGATTAGCTTTTGCTGA
- a CDS encoding bifunctional 2-polyprenyl-6-hydroxyphenol methylase/3-demethylubiquinol 3-O-methyltransferase UbiG → MSQSIAISQATRYQNAALNYYLGLTDSPFLHYGYWEPLPSGTEELTISRLRSAQQAYTDKLVSFIPSGTKTILDVGCGTGGNAGYLLNKGFDVEGLAPDPFQQERFLSYTQGKAKFHLSTLENFNGNFHYDLILLSESSQYISVLDIARCSTKLLNAGGYLLIADMMRSNSSYQDGIFSNCHDVKELLTALTESGFTLVKCEDISTQAAPTIDLAVANFQRFGLSTINYLADLSAIAVPPIHKLLRWAYRRWLKKIVTEGLDAPKIFEQNLCYQIQLWQISKS, encoded by the coding sequence ATGTCCCAATCAATCGCTATTTCCCAAGCAACTCGCTACCAAAATGCAGCTCTAAATTATTATTTGGGGCTGACAGATTCTCCTTTTCTCCATTATGGCTATTGGGAACCATTACCTAGTGGTACGGAAGAATTAACGATCTCTCGATTACGATCTGCTCAGCAGGCATATACCGATAAGCTTGTGAGTTTTATTCCATCTGGGACAAAAACAATTTTGGATGTGGGCTGTGGCACGGGTGGGAATGCTGGCTATTTACTGAATAAAGGTTTTGATGTGGAAGGGCTGGCACCTGATCCATTCCAGCAGGAGCGGTTTCTCAGCTATACCCAAGGAAAAGCGAAGTTTCATTTATCGACATTGGAAAACTTTAATGGAAATTTTCATTATGATCTAATCCTTTTAAGTGAAAGTAGTCAGTATATATCGGTTCTTGATATTGCTCGTTGTAGCACCAAGTTACTTAATGCGGGAGGGTATCTGTTGATTGCGGATATGATGCGCTCTAATTCTAGCTATCAAGATGGCATATTTTCCAATTGCCATGATGTAAAGGAACTACTTACGGCATTAACCGAATCGGGATTTACCTTAGTCAAATGTGAAGATATTTCTACCCAAGCTGCCCCCACCATTGATCTAGCAGTTGCCAACTTTCAGCGATTTGGACTAAGTACAATCAATTATCTTGCTGACTTAAGTGCGATCGCTGTACCACCAATCCACAAACTTTTACGTTGGGCATATAGGCGGTGGTTGAAAAAGATCGTGACCGAAGGTTTAGATGCTCCAAAAATCTTTGAGCAGAATCTCTGTTATCAAATTCAACTATGGCAAATCAGCAAAAGCTAA